Proteins from one Arthrobacter sp. DNA4 genomic window:
- the ggt gene encoding gamma-glutamyltransferase, giving the protein MPHLGRRLAAVTAALAMSVTTGAISPASADPRQTDKDPTATGYGGAVSTVDPEASAAAIEVLRKGGNAVDAAVAAAATLGVTEPYSAGIGGGGYFVYYDAKSGKVSTIDGRETAPAGIKQDAFIDPATGKPYRFTPELVTSGVSVGVPGTPATWERALERWGSISLGDALKPAIKVADRGFVVDETFRSQTADNQARFEAFTSTKDLYLQGGKLPEVGSVFQNHDLADTYRLLARKGMSAFYTGPLAEEIAKTVQNPPKSPDTKLPVPVGSMTTDDLAYYEALDQDPTHVNYRGYDVYGMAPSSSGGTTVGESLNILDVFDLPGLKADQPAVLHHYLEASALAFADRGKYVGDPAFVDVPTEALTDPVFGKERACELDPNHAAPKPVKPGNVTSYDGTCPAEPAALADEKDTENISTTNMTVSDKWGNVVEYTLTIEQTGGSGMVVPGRGFLLNNELTDFSTVYSAEDPNRIEPGKRPRSSMSPTILLEDGKPFLALGSPGGSTIITTVLQTIVNRIDLGMSIPDAIAAPRASQRNTEKVTAEPAFIDKYGPALTSRFGHILTPSGDSFTSASEIGAATAIEFLDDGRTLAAAEPVRRGGGSAMVVKPSK; this is encoded by the coding sequence ATGCCACATCTCGGACGCCGGCTCGCAGCTGTTACTGCGGCGCTGGCAATGAGCGTCACCACGGGGGCCATCAGCCCCGCTTCGGCCGATCCCCGGCAGACAGACAAGGACCCCACGGCCACCGGCTACGGCGGCGCGGTCAGTACGGTGGACCCGGAAGCATCAGCGGCAGCCATCGAGGTCCTCCGCAAGGGCGGGAACGCGGTGGATGCGGCCGTTGCCGCGGCAGCCACCCTTGGAGTTACCGAGCCGTACAGCGCCGGGATCGGCGGTGGCGGCTATTTCGTCTACTACGACGCCAAGTCCGGGAAGGTCAGCACCATCGACGGCCGGGAAACGGCGCCGGCAGGAATCAAGCAGGATGCCTTCATCGATCCCGCTACCGGCAAGCCGTACCGGTTCACCCCGGAGCTCGTCACCAGTGGTGTCTCCGTGGGCGTTCCCGGTACGCCCGCCACCTGGGAGCGGGCACTGGAACGCTGGGGCAGCATCAGCCTGGGGGATGCACTGAAACCTGCCATCAAGGTGGCAGACCGCGGGTTCGTGGTGGATGAGACGTTCCGCAGCCAAACCGCAGACAACCAGGCGAGGTTCGAGGCCTTCACCTCCACCAAGGACCTGTATCTGCAGGGTGGCAAGCTGCCCGAAGTGGGTTCGGTCTTCCAGAACCACGACCTCGCGGACACCTATCGCCTGCTGGCCCGCAAGGGCATGAGCGCGTTCTACACCGGCCCGCTCGCCGAGGAGATCGCCAAGACGGTGCAGAATCCGCCCAAGTCCCCGGACACCAAGCTCCCCGTCCCGGTGGGTTCCATGACCACCGATGACCTGGCTTACTACGAGGCCCTGGACCAGGACCCCACGCACGTGAACTACCGCGGCTATGACGTTTACGGCATGGCACCTTCAAGCAGCGGCGGCACCACGGTAGGGGAGTCGCTGAACATCCTGGACGTGTTCGACCTGCCCGGCCTCAAGGCAGACCAGCCGGCTGTGCTGCACCACTACCTCGAGGCCAGCGCCCTGGCCTTCGCGGACAGGGGGAAATACGTGGGTGACCCCGCTTTCGTGGACGTGCCCACCGAAGCGCTGACCGATCCCGTCTTCGGCAAGGAACGCGCCTGCGAGCTCGACCCCAACCACGCGGCACCCAAACCCGTGAAGCCCGGCAACGTCACCTCCTACGACGGAACCTGCCCGGCGGAACCGGCGGCGCTCGCCGATGAGAAGGACACGGAGAACATCTCCACCACCAACATGACCGTCTCGGACAAGTGGGGCAACGTGGTGGAGTACACGCTGACCATCGAACAGACCGGCGGCTCCGGCATGGTTGTTCCCGGCCGCGGGTTCCTGCTGAACAACGAGCTCACCGACTTCTCCACGGTTTACAGCGCCGAGGACCCCAACCGGATTGAGCCGGGCAAGCGGCCGCGGTCGTCCATGTCGCCCACCATCCTGCTGGAGGACGGCAAGCCGTTCCTGGCACTGGGTTCCCCGGGCGGCTCCACCATCATCACCACCGTCCTGCAGACGATCGTCAACCGCATTGACCTGGGCATGAGCATCCCGGATGCCATTGCGGCCCCCCGGGCTTCCCAGCGGAACACCGAGAAGGTGACCGCAGAGCCGGCGTTCATCGACAAGTACGGGCCGGCCCTGACGTCCCGGTTCGGCCACATCCTGACGCCGTCGGGTGACTCGTTCACGTCCGCCTCGGAGATCGGGGCCGCCACCGCCATCGAGTTCCTCGACGACGGACGGACCCTGGCCGCAGCCGAGCCGGTCAGGCGCGGCGGCGGATCGGCCATGGTGGTCAAGCCGTCCAAGTGA
- a CDS encoding L-lactate dehydrogenase, whose product MPGSKLAVMGAASVGTSLAYAALIRGSASSIALFDVNAPKAEAEALDLAHGSQFAAASATVAGGGDIAVTEGADVVVITAGAKQNPGQSRLDLVSTNVRILEQLMPPLLERAPDAVYVLVTNPCDVLTVAAQRISGLPPERIFSSGTVLDTSRLRWLLARRAGVSVSSVHASMVGEHGDTEFPLWSGATIGPVPIREWTEGGERIFTPEYLADTATEVVQAAYKVIAGKGATNYAIGLSGARIVEALLRDDNAVLPVSTVLSGLHGISGVALSLPSVVGRGGVHRVLETPMDDGELAALRRSADTLRHTMDALGL is encoded by the coding sequence ATGCCAGGATCCAAACTCGCCGTGATGGGCGCCGCCAGCGTCGGCACCTCGCTGGCATACGCGGCACTGATCCGTGGTTCGGCCAGCAGCATCGCATTGTTCGATGTCAACGCGCCCAAAGCGGAGGCGGAAGCCCTGGACCTTGCCCATGGCAGCCAGTTCGCTGCGGCGTCGGCCACGGTTGCCGGCGGCGGGGATATCGCCGTCACGGAAGGCGCCGACGTCGTGGTCATCACGGCCGGTGCCAAGCAGAACCCGGGCCAGAGCCGGCTGGACCTGGTAAGCACCAATGTGCGGATCCTTGAACAGCTGATGCCGCCGCTGCTTGAGCGGGCACCGGACGCCGTCTACGTGCTCGTGACCAACCCGTGCGACGTCCTGACGGTGGCGGCCCAGCGGATTTCCGGGCTGCCCCCGGAACGGATCTTCTCCTCCGGCACCGTGCTGGATACGTCCCGGCTGCGCTGGCTGCTCGCCCGCCGGGCAGGTGTTTCCGTCTCCAGCGTCCATGCCAGCATGGTGGGCGAGCACGGCGACACCGAATTCCCGCTCTGGTCCGGCGCCACCATTGGCCCGGTGCCCATCCGCGAGTGGACAGAAGGCGGCGAGCGGATCTTCACGCCCGAATACCTCGCCGACACTGCCACGGAAGTGGTGCAGGCCGCCTACAAGGTCATCGCCGGCAAGGGGGCCACGAACTACGCCATCGGCCTGTCCGGCGCCCGCATCGTGGAGGCGCTCCTGCGCGACGACAATGCCGTCCTGCCGGTTTCCACGGTCCTGTCGGGGCTGCACGGGATCTCCGGGGTGGCCCTGTCCCTGCCCAGCGTGGTGGGCCGCGGCGGCGTGCACCGCGTCCTGGAAACGCCCATGGACGACGGCGAGCTGGCGGCACTGCGGCGCTCCGCGGACACCCTGCGCCACACCATGGACGCGCTGGGCCTCTGA
- a CDS encoding flavodoxin domain-containing protein produces the protein MAKILIPYGTTEGQTARIAEYISDVLQARGHEAGTLDLKHAAHDLPGGYDGVIVGASIHAGKHEGFVADFVRRNRDALEQVPAALFSVSLSAHGDPEEAERRVAEFEDSTGWHPAKVALFGGALLYTQYGFLKRMMMKNIVSGQGSTDTDTGRDYIYTEWDGVRRFAEEFVAPFEQKAPE, from the coding sequence ATGGCAAAGATTCTGATCCCCTATGGGACCACCGAGGGCCAGACGGCCCGGATCGCCGAGTACATCTCCGATGTGCTGCAGGCCCGCGGCCATGAGGCCGGGACGCTGGACCTCAAGCATGCCGCCCACGACCTCCCTGGCGGCTATGACGGCGTCATCGTGGGTGCTTCCATCCACGCCGGAAAGCACGAGGGATTCGTGGCGGATTTCGTCCGCAGGAACCGGGATGCCCTGGAGCAGGTGCCGGCCGCCCTGTTTTCCGTCAGCCTCTCCGCGCATGGGGACCCGGAAGAGGCGGAGAGACGCGTTGCTGAGTTCGAGGACAGTACCGGCTGGCACCCCGCCAAGGTGGCGTTGTTTGGCGGGGCCCTCCTCTACACCCAGTACGGGTTCCTCAAACGGATGATGATGAAGAATATCGTCAGCGGCCAGGGCAGCACCGATACGGATACCGGCCGCGACTACATCTACACCGAGTGGGACGGCGTGCGGCGGTTCGCGGAGGAATTCGTGGCCCCCTTCGAGCAGAAGGCGCCGGAGTAG
- a CDS encoding AsnC family protein, which yields MEVDRMKTLVGSMDGKGPAEALHAVAELQREVSRAESALVRSARQAGLSWEAIALCLGVSKQAVHRKYGKR from the coding sequence ATGGAGGTGGACCGGATGAAGACGCTGGTTGGATCGATGGACGGCAAAGGGCCGGCCGAGGCGCTGCATGCTGTCGCGGAGTTGCAGAGGGAAGTGAGCCGGGCCGAATCGGCCCTGGTCCGCAGTGCGCGCCAGGCCGGATTGTCCTGGGAAGCGATCGCCCTCTGCCTGGGCGTCAGCAAGCAGGCCGTCCACCGGAAGTACGGCAAGCGGTAA
- the gluQRS gene encoding tRNA glutamyl-Q(34) synthetase GluQRS: MTRDGRFAPSPSGELHVGNLRTAILAWLFARSTGRAFLLRVEDLDRARTGAEAEQLRDLAAIGVTWDGDAVRQTARAPLYAEAIARLQDAGLTYDCFCTRREIQEAASAPHAPQGAYPGTCRNLDRAELEFKRSIRPSALRLRAEVAEFTVTDVLHGRFTGLVDDFVLRRNDGVTAYNLAVVVDDAEQGIDQVVRGDDLLPSTPRQAYLASLLNIPIPEYAHVPLVVNQDGARLAKRDGAVTLADLAHSGVGVEEVRDRLLASVGLPGGTLEQALPAFCPAALPREPWVWEPLDVNKR; encoded by the coding sequence ATGACCCGTGACGGCCGTTTCGCCCCCAGCCCCTCCGGTGAACTGCATGTCGGGAACCTGCGCACCGCCATTCTCGCCTGGCTCTTCGCCCGCTCCACAGGCCGCGCCTTCCTGCTGCGGGTGGAGGACCTGGACCGTGCCCGCACGGGCGCGGAAGCGGAGCAGTTGCGGGACCTGGCCGCCATCGGCGTCACCTGGGACGGTGACGCCGTAAGGCAGACGGCGCGCGCCCCCCTCTACGCTGAAGCGATCGCCCGCCTCCAGGACGCGGGCCTGACCTATGACTGTTTCTGCACGCGCCGCGAGATCCAGGAGGCTGCGTCGGCACCGCATGCCCCGCAGGGCGCCTACCCCGGGACCTGCCGCAACCTGGACCGCGCTGAGCTGGAGTTCAAGCGCTCCATCCGGCCCTCAGCCCTCAGGCTGCGGGCCGAGGTCGCCGAGTTCACCGTGACCGACGTCCTCCATGGCCGGTTCACCGGCCTGGTGGACGACTTTGTGCTGCGGCGCAACGATGGCGTCACGGCCTACAACCTCGCCGTGGTGGTGGATGATGCCGAGCAGGGCATCGACCAGGTGGTTCGCGGTGATGACCTGCTCCCGTCCACGCCGCGGCAGGCCTATCTCGCCTCGCTTTTAAACATTCCCATACCGGAATATGCCCATGTTCCCCTGGTGGTAAATCAAGACGGCGCGCGGCTGGCCAAGCGCGACGGTGCGGTCACGCTTGCGGACCTGGCTCACTCCGGGGTGGGGGTGGAGGAGGTCCGGGACAGGCTGCTTGCCTCCGTTGGGCTGCCGGGCGGGACGCTGGAGCAGGCGCTGCCCGCATTCTGCCCCGCCGCCCTGCCCCGGGAGCCGTGGGTCTGGGAGCCCCTGGACGTCAACAAACGTTGA
- a CDS encoding Lrp/AsnC family transcriptional regulator produces MQELDATDKRILNALDEDPRIPIMVLAQKLGLARGTVQSRLERMSASGALRPNSSRVLPSALGRGVAAAVSAELDQSHLNEAIAALRRIPEVLECHAPAGDTDLLIRVVAKSPDDLYRVSEEIRLCPGIVRTSTSMFLREVIPYRTTGLLEG; encoded by the coding sequence TTGCAGGAACTGGACGCCACGGACAAGCGCATCCTGAACGCCTTGGACGAAGACCCGCGCATTCCGATCATGGTGCTGGCACAGAAGCTGGGCCTGGCCCGGGGAACCGTGCAGTCGCGGCTGGAACGGATGTCGGCGTCGGGGGCACTCCGCCCCAACAGCAGCCGCGTACTCCCGTCGGCCCTCGGCAGGGGTGTGGCCGCGGCCGTGAGCGCAGAACTGGACCAGAGCCACCTGAACGAGGCCATCGCCGCGCTGCGCAGGATCCCCGAAGTCCTCGAGTGCCACGCGCCGGCCGGTGATACCGACCTCCTCATCCGCGTGGTGGCCAAAAGCCCTGACGACCTCTACCGGGTCTCCGAAGAAATCCGGCTCTGCCCCGGCATTGTCCGGACGTCCACCAGCATGTTCCTGCGCGAGGTCATCCCATACCGCACCACCGGCCTGCTCGAAGGATAG
- a CDS encoding Lrp/AsnC family transcriptional regulator: MLDQVDRNILRHLQEDGRMTATALAAKVGLTVAPCHRRLRDLEQSGVIRGYKADVDPAAVGLGFEAIVFVTLRQVDRSTMEIFENRVAENPNIIEAQRLFGSPDYLLKIIAADLPAYQRFYDTELTSLPGVERLTSTLVMKNLKSNAGPPV, from the coding sequence GTGCTGGATCAAGTTGACAGAAATATTTTGCGCCACCTCCAGGAGGACGGCCGGATGACTGCCACCGCCCTCGCTGCGAAGGTGGGCCTCACGGTGGCGCCGTGCCACCGCCGGCTCCGGGATCTCGAGCAGTCCGGAGTCATCCGCGGGTACAAGGCGGACGTCGACCCGGCTGCCGTGGGCCTGGGATTCGAGGCGATCGTGTTTGTCACGCTCCGCCAGGTGGACAGGTCCACGATGGAGATCTTTGAGAACCGGGTGGCGGAGAATCCCAACATCATTGAGGCGCAGCGGCTGTTCGGGTCACCGGACTACCTGCTGAAGATCATCGCGGCGGACCTGCCGGCCTACCAGCGCTTCTACGACACCGAGCTCACATCCCTGCCCGGGGTGGAGCGGCTGACCTCAACGCTGGTCATGAAGAACCTGAAGTCCAACGCGGGGCCGCCGGTGTAG
- a CDS encoding LysE family translocator: MNPQLFLAFLVVAAALACTPGVDWAYTIAAGLRQRSFVPAVAGLCGGYVLHTALLVAGLAAVLAGMPGVLGWITLAGAGYLLWLGVGTLRSWRGASFSADAAVGPGTQLRTFLQGMGTSGINPKGLLFYVALIPQFVSADASLPVPVQSGLLGMTFVALAGLVYTVVALLSRTLLQSRPGAARAVTLASGIIMVVLGTVLLGEQLLPFLANHS, encoded by the coding sequence ATGAACCCGCAGCTGTTCCTGGCCTTTTTGGTGGTGGCCGCCGCCCTGGCCTGCACCCCGGGAGTGGACTGGGCCTACACCATCGCGGCCGGTCTCCGGCAGCGCAGTTTTGTCCCCGCAGTCGCAGGGCTCTGCGGCGGGTACGTCCTCCACACGGCCCTGCTGGTGGCAGGCCTGGCTGCGGTGCTGGCCGGAATGCCCGGAGTCCTTGGCTGGATCACCCTGGCGGGCGCCGGTTACCTGCTGTGGCTCGGGGTGGGAACCCTCCGGTCATGGCGCGGCGCCAGCTTCAGTGCGGATGCCGCCGTCGGGCCCGGAACACAGCTGCGCACCTTCCTGCAGGGCATGGGCACCAGCGGCATCAACCCCAAGGGCCTGCTCTTCTACGTGGCCCTCATTCCGCAGTTCGTCAGCGCCGACGCATCGCTGCCCGTCCCGGTGCAGTCGGGCCTCCTGGGCATGACGTTCGTGGCGCTGGCAGGCCTGGTCTATACGGTGGTGGCCCTGTTGTCGCGCACGCTGCTGCAGAGCAGGCCCGGCGCAGCGCGGGCGGTAACCCTGGCCAGCGGCATCATCATGGTGGTCCTGGGGACTGTGCTGCTCGGCGAGCAACTGCTGCCCTTCCTGGCCAACCACTCGTAG